In a genomic window of Shouchella clausii:
- a CDS encoding Cof-type HAD-IIB family hydrolase — MAKRHLIALDLDGTLLLKNQEISPRTKTALMKAKEQGHVIAIATGRPYRASKRYYQELQLTTPIINFNGASVHHPLDAHYPRILESIPLAYSKELIKRCETIGVFNMMVEIGDTFYMKKQAGFFAEFLTDGIEPAGTGELHALVKEAPTAILIEPKPEKVNVLHDTLQETGTETTLQRWWKGETRILEIAPRNVTKATALERIANDYGIDQGNVIAFGDEENDYEMIEYAGHGVAMGNAIDEIKAVADYVTETNEKDGIACYLEKVLHL; from the coding sequence ATGGCTAAAAGACATTTAATCGCTCTTGATTTAGACGGCACATTGCTGCTTAAAAACCAAGAGATTTCGCCGCGGACAAAAACAGCGCTTATGAAAGCAAAAGAGCAGGGACATGTTATCGCGATTGCGACCGGCCGCCCTTACCGGGCAAGCAAACGTTATTATCAAGAACTACAGCTAACGACGCCGATCATCAATTTTAATGGCGCTTCGGTTCACCACCCCTTAGACGCTCATTATCCAAGGATACTAGAATCGATCCCACTTGCTTATAGCAAGGAGTTAATCAAACGATGTGAAACCATCGGCGTCTTTAATATGATGGTGGAAATCGGCGACACGTTTTATATGAAAAAACAAGCTGGCTTTTTTGCAGAGTTTCTAACCGACGGCATTGAACCTGCTGGGACAGGAGAACTACATGCACTCGTGAAAGAAGCACCAACTGCTATTCTTATTGAACCGAAGCCCGAAAAAGTCAATGTCCTTCACGACACCTTGCAAGAGACGGGAACGGAAACAACACTGCAACGCTGGTGGAAAGGCGAAACGCGTATTTTAGAAATCGCCCCACGCAATGTGACGAAAGCAACCGCTCTCGAAAGAATCGCCAACGATTACGGAATTGACCAAGGAAACGTCATTGCCTTTGGCGACGAAGAGAATGACTATGAAATGATTGAATATGCTGGTCACGGCGTCGCGATGGGCAATGCCATCGACGAAATTAAAGCGGTTGCTGACTACGTGACTGAGACAAATGAAAAGGACGGCATCGCCTGCTATTTGGAAAAGGTGCTCCATTTATAA